One Methanobrevibacter wolinii SH DNA segment encodes these proteins:
- a CDS encoding ribosome biogenesis/translation initiation ATPase RLI: protein MSRISILDQEKCQPKKCNYVCINYCPGVRMEEDTITIDEETKKPLISEELCEGCGICTNRCPFDAISVINLPEALEDPIHRYGQNMFELFHLPTLKEGTVVGLLGQNGIGKSTIMRILSGELIPNLGDWESKASWDNVIEYYRGSALQAYFKKLANNDIKVIHKPQAIEYLPKVVKGNVNDLLSKVDERNQLDYVVENLNLESVINRNMSKLSGGELQRVAIAASILREGDFYYFDEPTSWLDVKQRLNAVKVIRSLAEAGKSVLVIEHDLATLDALSDNIHVLYGKPGAYGVVSGMKGVRVGINAYINGFLKEENIRMRKTPIEFSIRPPTPEDEGETLSSYNDLTKEYKGFKISADAGEIYKDEIVTAFGSNGIGKTTFAKMLAGEIKPTNGKVDTEIEIAYKPQYIVTDFKGRVQDYLYMNVPEFGSKIFESEIGNPLQLKDLLDKDVEHLSGGELQRLAIATTLSKDADLYLFDEPTAFLDVEQRLIAGKVIRKIIESKNAASLIIDHDIVFIDYISDRAMVFNGKPGIEGHVSKPTDLRTSMNKFLSDLNVTFRRDKETKRPRVNKLDSYLDREQKEAGEYYYLKS from the coding sequence ATGAGTCGAATTTCTATATTAGACCAGGAAAAATGTCAACCAAAAAAATGTAATTATGTTTGTATTAATTATTGTCCTGGAGTCAGAATGGAAGAAGATACTATAACTATTGATGAAGAAACAAAAAAACCACTTATTTCTGAAGAATTATGTGAAGGATGTGGAATCTGTACTAATAGATGTCCATTTGATGCAATATCCGTAATTAACCTACCTGAAGCACTTGAAGACCCAATCCACAGATATGGACAAAACATGTTTGAATTGTTTCATTTACCTACATTAAAAGAAGGAACTGTAGTTGGTTTACTTGGTCAAAATGGTATTGGAAAATCTACAATTATGCGAATTTTATCTGGAGAACTTATTCCAAATCTTGGAGATTGGGAAAGTAAAGCAAGTTGGGATAATGTTATTGAATATTATAGAGGTTCTGCACTTCAAGCTTACTTTAAAAAATTAGCAAATAATGATATTAAAGTTATTCACAAACCACAAGCTATTGAATATTTACCAAAAGTAGTAAAAGGTAATGTAAATGATTTATTATCTAAAGTTGATGAAAGAAACCAATTAGATTATGTTGTAGAAAATCTTAATTTAGAAAGTGTTATTAACAGAAACATGTCTAAATTAAGTGGTGGAGAACTTCAAAGAGTAGCAATTGCAGCATCTATACTTCGTGAAGGTGACTTCTATTATTTTGATGAACCTACTTCATGGTTAGATGTAAAACAAAGACTTAATGCTGTAAAAGTAATAAGATCACTTGCAGAAGCAGGTAAATCTGTACTCGTAATTGAACACGATTTAGCTACATTAGATGCATTATCTGATAATATACATGTTTTATATGGTAAACCAGGAGCTTATGGTGTAGTATCTGGTATGAAAGGTGTAAGAGTAGGTATTAATGCATATATAAACGGTTTTTTAAAAGAAGAAAATATTAGAATGAGAAAAACACCTATTGAATTTTCAATTCGTCCACCAACACCAGAAGATGAAGGTGAAACATTAAGTTCATACAATGATTTAACTAAAGAATATAAAGGATTTAAAATATCTGCAGATGCAGGTGAAATTTACAAAGATGAAATTGTAACTGCATTTGGTTCAAATGGTATTGGTAAAACTACATTTGCTAAAATGCTTGCTGGTGAAATTAAACCAACAAATGGTAAAGTAGATACTGAAATTGAAATTGCATATAAACCTCAATATATTGTAACTGATTTCAAAGGAAGAGTCCAAGATTATTTATATATGAATGTTCCAGAGTTTGGCTCAAAAATATTTGAAAGTGAAATAGGAAACCCATTACAACTTAAAGATTTACTTGACAAAGATGTAGAACATTTAAGTGGTGGAGAACTCCAACGTCTTGCAATTGCAACTACATTATCAAAAGATGCTGATTTATATTTATTTGATGAACCTACTGCTTTCTTAGATGTAGAACAAAGATTAATTGCAGGAAAAGTTATTAGAAAAATTATTGAAAGTAAAAATGCTGCAAGTTTAATTATAGACCATGATATAGTATTTATTGATTATATATCAGATAGAGCTATGGTATTCAATGGTAAACCCGGTATTGAAGGTCATGTATCTAAACCTACTGATCTTAGAACATCAATGAATAAATTTTTATCTGATTTAAATGTTACATTTAGACGTGATAAAGAAACAAAACGTCCACGTGTAAATAAACTTGATAGTTATCTTGATCGTGAACAAAAAGAAGCTGGAGAATATTACTACCTTAAATCTTAA
- the pth2 gene encoding peptidyl-tRNA hydrolase Pth2, translating to MKQAIVVRTDLKMGKGKIAAQCCHAAIGSYKKTDKDKIRKWENEACAKVVLKVSSVEDLFELKEIAKRNNVSNCLITDAGRTQIPESTITCLGIGPDEDEIIDKITGDLKLL from the coding sequence ATGAAACAAGCTATTGTTGTAAGAACTGATTTAAAAATGGGTAAAGGAAAAATAGCTGCACAATGTTGTCATGCAGCAATTGGATCATATAAAAAAACTGATAAAGATAAAATAAGAAAATGGGAAAATGAAGCATGTGCTAAAGTTGTATTAAAAGTTTCTTCAGTAGAAGATTTATTTGAACTTAAAGAAATTGCAAAAAGGAATAATGTTTCAAATTGTTTAATTACTGATGCAGGTAGGACACAGATACCGGAATCTACAATTACTTGTTTAGGTATTGGTCCTGATGAAGATGAAATTATTGATAAAATTACTGGTGATTTAAAATTATTATAA
- a CDS encoding amino acid kinase family protein, with amino-acid sequence MKVAEKLKGTNSLIVTGGGEFANLIRKYDNNKHFSPEVSDETAIECMTIISKLLNDKVNHCDIAYSIKKAKEISDNGNIPILICSGILKENRPFEKSWDVSSDSISAYIAYLLNAKLLIVTNVNGIYTRKPKTKGSKFIEKIDAKKLLTFDETSIDLMLPSLLIKFGADCFIVNGKYPERVYVIVNNKNPKDYNFKYTYIKGV; translated from the coding sequence ATTAAAGTAGCAGAAAAGCTAAAAGGAACAAATTCGCTTATTGTTACAGGTGGTGGTGAATTTGCAAATCTTATACGTAAATATGATAACAATAAACATTTTTCTCCTGAAGTAAGTGATGAAACTGCTATTGAATGCATGACAATTATTTCAAAGTTACTTAATGATAAAGTAAATCATTGTGATATTGCATATTCTATAAAAAAGGCTAAAGAAATATCAGATAATGGAAATATACCAATACTTATTTGTAGTGGAATTTTAAAAGAAAATAGACCATTTGAAAAATCTTGGGATGTAAGTTCTGATTCAATATCTGCTTATATAGCATACCTTCTAAATGCAAAACTTTTAATAGTTACAAATGTAAATGGTATATATACCCGAAAACCTAAAACGAAAGGTTCAAAATTCATTGAAAAAATTGATGCAAAAAAACTACTAACTTTTGATGAAACATCAATAGATTTAATGCTTCCTTCGTTATTAATTAAGTTCGGGGCTGATTGTTTTATTGTAAATGGGAAATATCCAGAAAGGGTATATGTTATAGTTAATAATAAAAATCCCAAAGATTACAATTTTAAATATACGTATATTAAAGGTGTTTAA
- a CDS encoding zinc finger domain-containing protein, whose amino-acid sequence MEKIICQSCKQEIPQTEPFVQFKCPVCGKVIARCEKCRTFGHSYVCDCGFEGP is encoded by the coding sequence ATGGAAAAAATTATATGTCAATCATGTAAACAAGAAATTCCACAAACAGAACCATTTGTACAATTCAAATGTCCAGTATGTGGAAAAGTAATTGCAAGATGTGAAAAATGTCGTACTTTTGGTCACTCTTATGTTTGTGACTGTGGTTTTGAAGGACCTTAA
- a CDS encoding elongation factor 1-beta produces the protein MGEVAATLKVMPESPEVDLEALKTDIKNVIPENAELHEITEEPIAFGLVALNVVFIVEDAEGGTDPTEEAIGALNNVASTEMTDIRRLM, from the coding sequence ATGGGAGAAGTTGCAGCAACTTTAAAAGTTATGCCTGAAAGTCCAGAAGTGGATTTAGAAGCTTTAAAAACTGATATTAAAAATGTAATTCCTGAAAATGCAGAATTACATGAAATTACTGAAGAACCTATTGCTTTTGGTTTAGTTGCATTAAATGTTGTCTTTATTGTTGAAGATGCTGAAGGTGGAACTGACCCTACTGAAGAAGCTATTGGTGCTTTAAATAATGTTGCAAGTACTGAAATGACTGATATTAGAAGATTAATGTAA